In Bordetella holmesii ATCC 51541, the following proteins share a genomic window:
- a CDS encoding uvrD/REP helicase N-terminal domain protein, translating into MAWLIQTGQASPFGLLAVTFTNKAAREMLTRMAAILPIDTRGLWIGTFHGLCNRMLRAHHRDAGLPQAFQILDTADQLAAIKRLLKAQGIDDEKYPPRDVQRFISSAKEEGQRPAEVEAWDAHRRKLIEIYQLYEAQCQREGVVDFAELLLRAYELLSRNAPVREHYQRRFRHILVDEFQDTNTLQYKWLRLLAGGGAAIFAVGDDDQSIYAFRGANVGNMADFERDYAHGRVIRLEQNYRSFGHILDAANALIGHNQGRLGKNLWTDQGEGEPIRVMELPSDGMEAQWVVEEIRALIHEGRSRSEIAVLYRSNAQSRVLEHALFSAGVAYKVYGGLRFFERQEIKHALAYLRLISNPDDDTSFMRVVNFPTRGIGARTLEQLADAAQSGQTSLFGAVARVPGKGGANLAAFAQLIGRLASETRELPLPEMVEHLIEESGLKAHYQAEREGAERLENLNELVTAAAVFATEENVEGLPAGELLEGTAPAVGEEPEAALVAPIMTPLAAFLSHAALEAGDNQAQAGQDAVQLMTVHAAKGLEFDAVFISGLEDGLFPHENSILEPAGLEEERRLMYVAITRARERLYLTLAQSRMLNGQTRYAMRSRFLDEIPQAHLKWLTPRASSNAGLSSASSIAWTDRGDAYGRRHTGTIAPRAPRTGTNGVTVGDVQYRVGQGVRHGRFGEGTIIGLSGAGQDAQAQIQFRDVGTKTLALGIAKLDIVA; encoded by the coding sequence ATGGCCTGGCTGATTCAAACCGGCCAGGCCAGTCCGTTTGGACTCCTGGCCGTTACGTTTACCAATAAGGCTGCCCGCGAGATGTTGACGCGCATGGCGGCCATATTGCCTATCGATACCAGAGGGCTGTGGATTGGGACGTTCCATGGTCTGTGCAATCGCATGCTGCGGGCGCATCATCGTGACGCCGGGCTGCCCCAGGCCTTTCAGATCCTCGATACCGCCGACCAGCTCGCTGCCATCAAGCGGCTGCTCAAAGCTCAAGGCATCGACGACGAGAAATATCCCCCGCGCGATGTTCAGCGTTTTATCTCCAGCGCCAAAGAAGAAGGCCAACGTCCGGCCGAGGTAGAGGCCTGGGATGCGCATCGGCGCAAGCTCATCGAGATTTATCAGCTCTACGAGGCCCAGTGCCAGCGTGAAGGCGTGGTGGATTTCGCCGAGTTGCTGTTGCGCGCCTACGAGCTGTTGTCACGCAATGCGCCGGTGCGAGAGCATTATCAGCGGCGCTTTCGCCATATTCTGGTCGATGAGTTCCAGGATACGAATACGCTGCAGTACAAATGGCTCCGGTTGCTGGCCGGAGGCGGCGCGGCCATCTTCGCCGTTGGCGACGACGACCAGTCCATTTATGCCTTCCGCGGTGCGAACGTCGGCAACATGGCCGACTTCGAGCGCGACTATGCTCACGGACGTGTCATTCGCCTGGAGCAGAACTACCGGTCCTTTGGCCATATCCTCGATGCTGCCAACGCGCTCATTGGCCACAACCAGGGGCGCCTGGGCAAGAACCTCTGGACCGACCAGGGCGAAGGCGAACCCATCCGTGTGATGGAGCTGCCCTCCGATGGTATGGAGGCACAGTGGGTGGTCGAAGAAATTCGCGCTCTCATCCACGAAGGCCGTTCGCGCAGCGAAATCGCCGTGCTCTACCGCAGCAATGCGCAGTCACGCGTTCTGGAACACGCGCTCTTTTCTGCGGGCGTAGCCTACAAAGTCTATGGTGGCCTGCGGTTTTTCGAGCGTCAGGAAATCAAGCATGCGCTGGCTTATCTGCGGCTGATCTCCAACCCCGACGACGATACGTCATTCATGCGAGTGGTCAATTTCCCCACTCGCGGCATTGGCGCCCGCACGCTCGAGCAACTCGCGGATGCCGCCCAGAGCGGGCAGACCAGCTTATTCGGTGCCGTCGCCCGCGTGCCTGGCAAGGGTGGCGCAAACCTTGCTGCATTTGCCCAGTTGATCGGTCGCCTGGCGTCAGAGACGCGAGAGCTGCCGTTACCGGAAATGGTTGAGCATCTCATCGAAGAAAGCGGTCTGAAGGCGCACTATCAGGCCGAACGTGAGGGTGCCGAGCGCCTGGAAAACCTGAACGAACTCGTCACGGCGGCGGCGGTGTTTGCTACCGAAGAGAACGTCGAGGGGTTGCCGGCCGGCGAGCTGCTGGAGGGGACTGCGCCTGCAGTGGGTGAGGAGCCGGAGGCGGCCCTGGTGGCTCCGATCATGACGCCCCTGGCTGCCTTCTTGTCACATGCCGCGCTTGAGGCAGGTGACAACCAGGCGCAGGCTGGCCAGGATGCCGTGCAGTTGATGACGGTACACGCGGCCAAGGGCCTGGAGTTTGATGCCGTGTTCATCAGCGGGCTGGAAGATGGCTTGTTTCCTCATGAGAACAGCATTCTGGAGCCCGCCGGACTGGAGGAGGAACGCCGTCTGATGTATGTGGCCATCACTCGCGCGCGTGAGCGACTCTATTTGACGCTGGCGCAAAGCCGGATGTTGAATGGGCAGACCCGTTACGCCATGCGCTCGCGCTTCCTGGACGAAATTCCGCAGGCGCATCTGAAGTGGCTGACGCCGCGTGCGAGCAGTAACGCTGGCCTGAGCTCTGCCAGCAGCATCGCTTGGACAGATCGGGGTGATGCCTATGGCCGTCGCCATACCGGCACCATCGCACCGCGGGCGCCGCGCACGGGTACCAATGGGGTGACCGTGGGCGACGTGCAGTACAGGGTGGGGCAAGGTGTGCGCCATGGCCGTTTTGGCGAGGGCACTATCATCGGCCTGAGCGGAGCAGGCCAAGACGCCCAGGCGCAGATTCAGTTCCGTGATGTCGGCACCAAAACGCTGGCGCTGGGCATTGCAAAACTGGACATCGTTGCCTGA
- a CDS encoding fatty acid desaturase family protein, producing MDYILSFISGGLTQASWWQILAFTLIVTHITIVSVTVFLHRSQAHRGLDLHPAVMHFFRFWLWLTTGMVTKEWVAIHRKHHAKCEKEGDPHSPMLFGIWKVLFRGAELYREESNNKETMAKFGHGTPDDWLERNVYTKHSLWGVLTMLAIDIALFGAMGLTVWAVQMAWIPFWAAGVVNGIGHYWGYRNYNSPDTSTNVFPWGIVIGGEELHNNHHAHGTSAKFSAKWYELDIGWGYITVMRWLGLAKVKKVAPKLTLDPDAKSIDLRTLQGVITHRYEVMARYADVIKKAAGEEMSKLKSSRRKGSEDCNWTVLKRARRTLTRNEDVLRPAQLAEVDQVIAKNASLSTLVQMRRELGRLWESSSASSEQLLHDLQAWCQRAQQSGIAGLEQFAVNLRRYAA from the coding sequence ATGGATTACATCCTTTCTTTCATATCCGGTGGTCTGACTCAGGCCAGTTGGTGGCAGATCCTCGCTTTCACGCTGATCGTGACCCACATCACGATCGTGTCCGTGACGGTGTTTCTGCATCGTAGTCAGGCGCACCGAGGCCTCGACCTGCATCCTGCGGTCATGCATTTCTTCCGCTTCTGGCTTTGGCTGACCACGGGTATGGTCACCAAGGAATGGGTCGCCATTCACCGTAAGCACCACGCCAAGTGTGAGAAAGAGGGCGATCCGCACTCGCCCATGCTCTTTGGCATCTGGAAGGTGCTGTTCCGCGGTGCCGAACTGTATCGCGAAGAGTCCAACAACAAGGAAACCATGGCCAAGTTTGGTCATGGCACCCCTGACGACTGGCTCGAGCGCAACGTCTACACCAAGCACAGCCTGTGGGGCGTGCTGACGATGCTGGCCATCGATATCGCCTTGTTCGGCGCCATGGGCCTGACGGTCTGGGCTGTACAGATGGCGTGGATTCCCTTCTGGGCCGCTGGCGTGGTCAACGGTATCGGCCACTACTGGGGTTATCGCAACTACAACAGCCCCGATACCAGCACCAACGTGTTCCCCTGGGGCATCGTCATCGGTGGCGAAGAGTTGCACAACAACCATCACGCTCATGGCACATCGGCCAAGTTTTCGGCCAAGTGGTATGAATTGGATATCGGCTGGGGCTACATCACCGTCATGCGTTGGCTGGGTCTGGCCAAGGTCAAGAAGGTCGCTCCCAAGCTCACGCTGGATCCGGATGCCAAGTCCATCGACCTGCGTACCTTGCAAGGCGTGATCACGCACCGATACGAAGTCATGGCCCGCTACGCTGACGTCATCAAAAAGGCTGCCGGCGAAGAAATGTCCAAGCTGAAATCGTCGCGCCGCAAGGGTAGCGAGGATTGCAACTGGACGGTGCTCAAGCGCGCCCGCCGCACGCTGACCCGCAACGAAGATGTGCTGCGTCCGGCGCAGTTGGCCGAGGTGGATCAGGTCATCGCCAAAAATGCCTCGCTGTCGACCCTGGTGCAAATGCGCCGTGAACTTGGTCGCCTGTGGGAAAGCTCTAGCGCCAGCAGCGAGCAGTTGCTGCATGACCTGCAAGCCTGGTGCCAGCGCGCTCAGCAAAGTGGCATCGCCGGGCTGGAGCAGTTTGCTGTCAATTTGCGCCGCTACGCGGCATGA
- the purN gene encoding phosphoribosylglycinamide formyltransferase, with amino-acid sequence MAQVIDQYQPDYVLLAGFMRVLTPGFVNHYAGRLVNIHPSLLPAFPGLHTHAQALATGVRVHGCTVHFVTPMLDHGPIIAQGCVPVLAGDTPEALAGRVLDVEHVVYPAAARWLAERRVSLTADHRVEVEGDPARLFTWPSVAR; translated from the coding sequence TTGGCGCAGGTCATTGACCAATACCAACCGGATTATGTGCTCCTGGCCGGTTTCATGCGTGTGCTCACGCCGGGGTTTGTCAATCATTACGCCGGGCGGCTGGTGAACATTCATCCCTCGCTGCTGCCGGCGTTTCCGGGCTTGCATACGCACGCGCAGGCGCTGGCCACCGGCGTCCGCGTCCATGGTTGTACCGTGCATTTCGTCACGCCGATGCTGGATCATGGACCCATCATTGCCCAGGGCTGTGTGCCGGTCCTGGCTGGCGACACACCCGAGGCGCTGGCCGGGCGGGTGCTTGACGTAGAACACGTGGTTTATCCGGCGGCGGCTCGCTGGTTGGCCGAGCGGCGTGTCAGTCTGACCGCCGATCACCGCGTCGAGGTCGAGGGCGACCCGGCGCGACTGTTTACCTGGCCGTCAGTCGCCCGATGA
- a CDS encoding NOL1/NOP2/sun family protein, producing the protein MLGEVLQWTSPADAVLSHWLRANPALGGRDRAELAEGVYDVVRNLRHYRQLAESGVGNATRRLAILGLAATRGVEWLKDALDPGEADWVARVDQVDPSALPRAVRYSLPDWLEERLGKLPQPESLMQSLQQPAQLDVRSNPLKIERDALLAKLREGPAGRYDPQPMRYSPWGIRFKGHPPINRWPEFESGQVEVQDEGSQLLALLVGPRRSEMIIDFCAGAGGKALLLGALMRSTGRLYAFDVSAARLAKAKPRFARSGLSNVVPVAIDSENDSRVKRLAGKAQRVLVDAPCTGIGTLRRNPDLKWRQQPQSLGELCELQYRILKSAARCVAPGGRLVYATCSLLPEENGDQADRFLAEHPDFERLDAAALLHNRCDNLELEGPYVQLRPDLHGTDGFFAAVFERKKAVRHTAEAKQEAVEPAATEHVPPPTRFRLSKRSRIKGSRQDHDVRASGFGGAVACLITHGPGDGITARFVGLVDDLGYWRGDITTPAAATRIALAANDGGRPQCGRLRQLQARSGQRQATS; encoded by the coding sequence GTGCTGGGCGAGGTCTTGCAATGGACCAGCCCGGCCGATGCCGTGCTGTCGCATTGGTTGCGCGCTAACCCGGCGCTGGGAGGGCGAGACCGGGCCGAGTTGGCCGAAGGGGTCTATGACGTTGTGCGCAATCTGCGCCACTACCGGCAACTGGCCGAAAGTGGCGTAGGCAACGCGACCCGCCGCTTGGCCATTCTCGGTCTGGCGGCCACGCGCGGGGTGGAGTGGCTGAAGGACGCCCTGGATCCCGGCGAAGCCGACTGGGTCGCGCGCGTGGACCAAGTCGACCCGTCCGCGTTGCCGCGGGCCGTGCGCTACAGCCTTCCCGATTGGCTGGAAGAGCGCCTGGGCAAGCTGCCGCAACCGGAATCGCTCATGCAGTCGTTGCAGCAGCCCGCTCAGCTCGACGTGCGATCCAACCCCCTGAAGATCGAACGCGATGCGTTGCTGGCCAAGTTGCGCGAGGGTCCGGCCGGCCGTTATGACCCGCAACCTATGCGCTACTCTCCCTGGGGTATCCGTTTCAAGGGCCATCCTCCAATCAACCGTTGGCCCGAGTTCGAAAGCGGACAGGTAGAGGTGCAGGACGAAGGCAGCCAATTGCTGGCCTTGCTGGTCGGCCCGCGGCGCAGCGAAATGATTATCGACTTCTGCGCCGGCGCTGGCGGCAAGGCGTTGCTGCTGGGGGCATTGATGCGCTCGACGGGCCGCCTGTATGCATTCGATGTCTCGGCCGCGCGTCTGGCCAAAGCCAAGCCGCGCTTTGCGCGCAGCGGCCTGTCCAATGTGGTGCCCGTGGCCATTGATAGCGAGAACGACTCCCGGGTCAAGCGCCTGGCAGGCAAGGCTCAGCGCGTACTCGTGGATGCGCCTTGCACCGGCATAGGGACGTTGCGGCGCAACCCCGATCTGAAGTGGCGGCAGCAGCCCCAGTCGCTGGGCGAATTGTGCGAGCTGCAATATCGCATCCTGAAGAGCGCAGCGCGGTGTGTGGCGCCGGGTGGGCGCCTGGTCTACGCGACATGCAGCCTGTTGCCGGAAGAAAACGGCGATCAGGCCGACCGCTTCCTGGCCGAACATCCCGATTTCGAACGCCTGGACGCGGCCGCGCTGTTGCATAACCGCTGCGACAACCTGGAGCTGGAAGGCCCTTACGTCCAGTTGCGCCCCGATCTGCACGGCACCGATGGCTTTTTCGCTGCCGTCTTCGAGCGCAAAAAGGCCGTCCGTCACACCGCCGAGGCAAAACAAGAGGCCGTCGAGCCGGCTGCCACCGAGCACGTGCCCCCTCCGACCAGGTTCAGGCTGTCGAAGAGGTCAAGGATTAAAGGCTCACGGCAGGACCACGATGTTCGCGCTTCCGGTTTCGGGGGCGCGGTCGCGTGCCTGATAACGCACGGTCCAGGTGACGGTATCACGGCCCGTTTTGTCGGCCTTGTAGATGATTTGGGATACTGGCGTGGCGATATAACCACACCCGCCGCTGCCACCCGTATTGCCCTGGCTGCTAACGACGGTGGCCGCCCCCAGTGTGGGCGGCTGCGTCAGTTGCAGGCGAGGAGCGGCCAGCGCCAGGCAACCTCTTAG
- a CDS encoding tonB-dependent Receptor Plug domain protein translates to MWIPLLRRYAALTTLLVCGAATAQEQTAPKPAQDPTPWLDTVSVTAPLPREHIYTSSEIRATPASNRDLSSLLSTLPSVRQDNAVADSAGRGSLDVADISFHGSSPFQNRFLINGVNATSQVDPSSKDRLLGSVPSNPQAYFLDTALLGEVRVFDSGIPVEYGSFTGGVVDASLRRPSGGNHIELGYRWNSSNLTRQRIPDYDLEKWTQGEPGFTPRWRKRFYTVTSDLSLGDRSGVILGVSRRESHIQRFRLGAMNDLDLIEQDNYADRVDNFLADFTHRIDSRTLLDLNIKHANRREHLVSIESRDTDWRNQHLAHGVDLGLEHESGIGQWSLRAGLDDFNSRQNSVHNAFVQHEFEDGRPDFSSGGYGKSERGQRNLTFNSRLDLAPWQAADWHFSPYVGLQVEHAQARFKRYREAYSYRAIHMLDGTEAQSSKVRHKPGSVSLQHTQLGLYASNDLRWRRWTLMTGLRYDKDNFLNQRHIAPRSRLDWDARGDGNTVLSAGWSRYYGAQALKIALAEEFSRLSEVVLDVFGNPVVDSSLATRVDYAGLRSPYDDEWAFSLTQKAFGLQGVLSFVHRNGRDQVVRRGDSYTGYRYTNEGRSRTRDWTLTVSNENPWRIRQTLWQASLSWGYQKSQRNTRLAEGYEASPAERDAYVIYRGKRIRASDLPPGDFNLPHKVSLDIHGQWPQLGLSWNNALNWQSRRHDILYVDSTPGRHPLDIYAPVRLPSHWTWDTRIAWYPSFAKGLMMAVDVLNVLNHMPPLTATRPGNDIDERRFRTGREIWLQVAYRY, encoded by the coding sequence ATGTGGATTCCTCTGCTTCGGCGCTATGCGGCGCTGACCACCCTCCTTGTTTGCGGCGCCGCGACGGCCCAAGAGCAAACCGCCCCCAAGCCTGCGCAAGACCCTACGCCATGGCTGGACACGGTGTCCGTCACGGCCCCGCTGCCACGCGAACATATCTATACATCCAGTGAAATCCGCGCTACGCCAGCATCCAACCGTGATCTGAGCTCGCTGCTGTCGACACTCCCGTCGGTACGTCAGGACAATGCTGTCGCGGATAGCGCTGGCCGAGGTTCACTGGACGTGGCCGACATATCTTTTCACGGCTCCAGCCCTTTCCAGAATCGGTTCCTGATCAATGGCGTCAACGCGACCAGCCAGGTGGATCCCTCCAGCAAAGATCGTTTGCTGGGTAGCGTGCCCAGCAACCCCCAGGCCTATTTTCTGGATACAGCGCTGCTTGGCGAAGTGCGCGTTTTCGACAGCGGCATCCCGGTGGAGTACGGCTCATTCACGGGCGGCGTGGTCGACGCCAGCCTGCGCCGGCCGTCCGGCGGCAATCACATCGAGCTGGGCTATCGTTGGAACAGCTCCAACCTCACCCGCCAACGGATCCCGGACTATGACCTCGAAAAATGGACTCAGGGCGAGCCTGGCTTTACTCCCCGTTGGCGCAAGCGCTTCTACACCGTCACGAGCGACCTCTCGCTGGGCGACAGGAGTGGCGTGATCCTGGGCGTATCGCGACGCGAATCGCACATCCAGCGCTTTCGTCTCGGCGCCATGAACGATCTGGACCTCATCGAGCAGGACAATTACGCCGACCGCGTCGACAATTTTCTGGCTGACTTCACTCATCGCATCGATTCCCGGACACTGCTTGATCTAAACATCAAGCACGCCAACCGTCGCGAGCATCTGGTCAGTATCGAGTCGCGCGATACCGACTGGCGCAACCAGCACCTCGCCCACGGTGTGGACCTGGGTCTGGAACACGAATCCGGCATCGGGCAGTGGTCGCTACGCGCGGGGCTGGATGACTTCAACAGCCGACAGAACTCCGTTCACAACGCGTTCGTTCAACACGAGTTCGAAGACGGCAGGCCGGATTTCTCCAGCGGCGGTTACGGCAAAAGCGAAAGAGGTCAGCGCAATCTCACCTTCAATAGCCGCCTGGACCTGGCCCCCTGGCAAGCGGCCGACTGGCACTTCAGCCCTTATGTCGGCTTGCAGGTCGAGCACGCTCAGGCCCGCTTCAAACGCTATCGCGAAGCCTACTCCTATCGCGCGATACATATGCTCGACGGCACCGAGGCCCAATCCTCCAAGGTGCGCCACAAACCAGGCAGCGTATCTCTGCAGCACACCCAGCTCGGGCTATACGCCTCCAACGACTTGCGGTGGCGGCGTTGGACGCTGATGACGGGCTTGCGCTACGACAAGGACAATTTTCTGAATCAGCGGCATATCGCTCCCCGCAGCCGCCTCGATTGGGACGCGCGGGGCGACGGAAACACCGTGTTGAGCGCGGGTTGGTCACGCTACTACGGCGCGCAGGCGCTGAAGATCGCGCTCGCCGAAGAGTTCAGCCGCCTGAGCGAAGTCGTCCTCGACGTCTTCGGCAATCCGGTCGTCGACAGCAGCCTGGCCACTCGTGTCGACTATGCTGGTCTGCGCAGCCCTTATGACGACGAATGGGCCTTCTCGCTGACACAGAAAGCGTTCGGTCTGCAAGGCGTGCTTTCTTTCGTCCACCGTAACGGGCGTGATCAGGTCGTCAGGCGGGGCGACTCCTATACCGGCTACCGCTACACCAACGAAGGGCGATCACGTACACGGGACTGGACCCTTACCGTCAGCAACGAGAATCCTTGGCGTATCAGGCAGACACTGTGGCAGGCGTCATTGAGCTGGGGCTATCAGAAAAGCCAGCGTAACACCCGTCTCGCGGAAGGCTACGAAGCCTCGCCTGCCGAACGCGATGCTTACGTGATCTATCGGGGCAAACGTATCCGAGCCTCCGACCTGCCGCCGGGCGACTTCAACCTGCCCCACAAGGTTTCGCTGGATATCCACGGACAATGGCCGCAGCTCGGCTTGAGTTGGAACAATGCGCTCAACTGGCAGAGCCGTCGTCACGACATCCTATACGTGGACAGCACGCCGGGGCGGCACCCTCTGGATATTTATGCGCCCGTACGCCTGCCATCGCACTGGACGTGGGACACACGCATTGCCTGGTATCCAAGTTTCGCCAAAGGCCTGATGATGGCAGTCGATGTACTCAACGTCCTCAACCACATGCCCCCTCTGACAGCCACGCGCCCGGGCAACGACATCGACGAACGTCGATTTCGCACCGGGCGCGAGATCTGGCTACAGGTAGCGTACCGTTATTGA
- a CDS encoding integrase core domain protein — MTERSMGVTRACGLVGISRSLFAYESTRSGDAALTERMKEMAVEKRRYGYRRIHVLLRREGWQANHKRIWRLYSLAGLSVRKRKRKRIAATERVVRPAAIAPNQSWSMDFVADGLAYGRRFRCLTIVDDYTRECLAIEVDTSLPGLRVAMVLQRLAEMRGLPRSITVDNGPEFAGRALDAWAYQAGVKLSFIRPGKPVENAYIESFNGKFRDECLNEHWFLSLRQAKSLIENWRVEYNTDRPHSALGYLTPAQFVQAHQKEGLLPLGSMSVPY; from the coding sequence ATGACCGAGCGCAGCATGGGTGTTACCCGGGCCTGTGGGCTGGTAGGAATTTCGCGGTCGCTGTTTGCCTACGAGAGCACACGCTCAGGCGATGCTGCGCTGACCGAGCGCATGAAAGAGATGGCAGTGGAGAAACGACGCTACGGCTATCGGAGGATCCATGTGCTCTTACGTCGCGAAGGCTGGCAAGCAAATCACAAGCGAATCTGGCGGCTGTACAGTCTGGCAGGGTTAAGCGTGCGAAAACGAAAGCGTAAGCGAATCGCGGCGACCGAGCGCGTGGTTCGCCCAGCGGCAATCGCGCCGAATCAGAGTTGGTCAATGGACTTTGTGGCCGACGGCCTAGCCTATGGCCGCCGATTCCGCTGTTTGACTATCGTCGATGACTACACTCGCGAATGCCTGGCCATCGAGGTCGATACGTCGTTGCCGGGACTGCGTGTTGCCATGGTGCTGCAACGGCTGGCGGAGATGCGTGGCCTGCCGCGATCTATTACCGTGGACAACGGGCCAGAGTTCGCCGGAAGAGCCTTGGACGCCTGGGCCTACCAAGCAGGCGTAAAGCTGTCGTTTATTCGGCCGGGTAAGCCGGTGGAGAACGCTTATATCGAAAGTTTCAACGGCAAGTTCCGCGACGAATGCCTTAACGAGCACTGGTTCTTGTCCCTGCGACAGGCTAAAAGCTTGATCGAAAACTGGCGAGTCGAGTACAACACCGATCGGCCTCACAGCGCGCTCGGATATTTAACGCCGGCGCAATTCGTGCAGGCTCATCAGAAAGAAGGTCTTTTACCCCTGGGCTCTATGTCGGTGCCGTACTAA
- a CDS encoding ABC transporter family protein: protein MTLRRSTKVLLDNAEFVVNPGERVGFVGKNGAGKSSLFALLTGTLDQDAGSLDVPSGWRIASVQQEIAADDKPAREFVIDGDTHLRALQAERASLPDDQGDRIAELEAALAEADVWSANSRAEQLLAGLGFAPDEWMKPVASFSRGWRMRLALARALMAPSELLLLDEPTNHLDLDAMLWLEKWLAAYPGTVLLISHDTEFLDAVARVILHFDHGKLIRYRGGYEDFLTQRAERLHQASIAHERQTRETARLQGFIDRFKAKASKAKQAQSRVKALARMQTLAPLHAEAGIDIRIPSPDHTPDPLLVLDKMAAGYTRADGEPVAILQNVTLMVRAGARIGVLGANGAGKSTLIKTLAEELPLQAGERRASRGLAIGYFHQHQLDMLDLDATPLQHLARLASDTREQELRNYLGGFGFSGDTVNSKVAPMSGGEKARLALSLIVWQKPNLLLLDEPSNHLDVETREALAAALAEFSGSMLLVSHDRHLLRTTVDSFWIVSDGQVREFDGDLEDYRDWLTARNAEARAEAAPKESDSVDRKAQRRIEAEQRQKLAVLRKPLQARLAKVESEMDKLRARLHALDALIADADLYSDARRSERQQVMSEHGEVGKRMNTLEEEWLDIQTSLEDLAQDLPG from the coding sequence TTGACCCTGCGCCGCAGCACCAAAGTGCTGCTCGACAACGCAGAATTTGTCGTCAACCCGGGCGAACGGGTGGGTTTTGTGGGCAAGAACGGCGCGGGTAAATCGTCGCTTTTCGCTTTGCTGACAGGCACCCTGGATCAGGATGCCGGTTCGCTGGATGTGCCCTCGGGCTGGCGTATCGCCAGCGTTCAACAGGAAATCGCCGCAGACGACAAGCCCGCCCGAGAGTTCGTCATCGACGGGGACACTCACTTGAGAGCCTTGCAGGCCGAGCGTGCCAGCCTGCCGGACGATCAAGGCGATCGGATAGCCGAACTCGAGGCGGCACTGGCCGAGGCCGACGTCTGGAGCGCCAATTCACGTGCCGAACAGTTGCTGGCCGGTCTCGGTTTTGCGCCTGACGAGTGGATGAAGCCCGTAGCCAGTTTTTCCCGCGGCTGGCGCATGCGGCTGGCTCTGGCACGCGCCCTTATGGCGCCATCGGAATTGCTGCTGCTCGACGAACCCACCAATCACTTGGATCTGGACGCCATGCTATGGCTGGAGAAGTGGCTGGCGGCGTACCCCGGCACCGTGCTGCTGATTTCTCACGACACGGAGTTTCTGGATGCCGTCGCACGCGTCATCCTGCATTTCGATCACGGAAAACTGATCCGATATCGTGGCGGTTACGAGGACTTTCTTACGCAGAGAGCGGAACGGCTGCACCAGGCCAGCATCGCCCATGAGCGCCAGACGCGCGAGACCGCGCGCCTGCAAGGCTTTATCGATCGTTTCAAGGCCAAAGCATCCAAAGCCAAACAGGCGCAAAGCCGCGTCAAAGCGCTTGCACGCATGCAAACGCTCGCTCCCCTGCATGCCGAAGCAGGTATCGATATCCGCATACCATCACCGGATCACACGCCGGACCCGCTGCTTGTGCTGGACAAAATGGCAGCTGGATACACCCGTGCCGATGGCGAGCCTGTTGCGATCCTGCAGAACGTAACCCTCATGGTACGCGCCGGGGCACGCATCGGCGTGCTAGGCGCCAATGGTGCAGGTAAGAGTACGCTGATCAAGACGCTGGCCGAAGAGTTGCCTTTACAGGCGGGAGAGCGTCGTGCATCCCGAGGCCTTGCCATCGGCTACTTTCACCAGCATCAACTCGACATGCTGGATCTGGACGCCACACCTCTTCAACACCTGGCACGGCTTGCGTCCGACACACGCGAACAGGAGTTGCGCAACTACCTGGGCGGATTCGGGTTTTCCGGCGACACCGTCAACAGCAAAGTGGCCCCCATGTCGGGCGGAGAGAAGGCCCGTCTGGCGCTCTCGCTCATCGTGTGGCAAAAGCCGAATCTGCTGCTCCTGGACGAGCCGAGCAACCACCTGGATGTCGAAACCCGCGAAGCGCTCGCTGCAGCGTTGGCCGAGTTTTCGGGAAGCATGCTGCTGGTCTCGCATGACCGTCACTTGCTGCGCACCACCGTCGACAGCTTCTGGATCGTCTCCGACGGACAAGTCAGGGAATTCGACGGGGATCTGGAGGACTATCGCGATTGGCTGACAGCCCGCAATGCCGAAGCGCGCGCCGAGGCCGCGCCCAAGGAAAGCGACAGCGTAGATCGCAAGGCTCAGCGCCGCATCGAAGCTGAACAACGGCAGAAGCTCGCCGTTTTGCGCAAACCGCTTCAGGCCCGGCTCGCCAAGGTCGAAAGCGAAATGGACAAGTTGCGTGCGAGGCTGCATGCCCTGGACGCGTTGATTGCCGATGCAGACCTCTATTCCGATGCGCGCCGCTCAGAGCGCCAACAGGTCATGAGCGAGCACGGCGAAGTAGGCAAGCGGATGAATACGCTCGAAGAAGAGTGGCTGGACATCCAGACCTCGCTCGAGGATCTCGCACAAGACCTGCCGGGCTAG